One Sphingopyxis fribergensis genomic region harbors:
- a CDS encoding lytic transglycosylase domain-containing protein, which yields MKRFLLTSTALIFALQTGVADAEEMVVRQAQLIDFARPLPQKENIPAVENDMRNQFAAIAPEEMNRDPARLRLGRIKYLRPSRGAPRAPTHTQSPPLGISDRFAAGDCAVKPYRPSPILGQRADRRRELLYPLVRRAACEARLPVGLIDALIMQESRYNPSALSPKGAFGLGQLMPATARQLGVDRYDLMQNLTGTAMYLAQQLDEFGRVDFALAAYNAGPGRVRSVRRIPRIAETQNYVRQIMANWRSIEAGGAIPNQPSIVRAAGILSFLSAPQLVQSHSMSGRSTEFSEGT from the coding sequence ATGAAACGATTTCTGCTTACTTCGACTGCATTGATCTTCGCCCTCCAAACAGGAGTGGCAGACGCGGAGGAAATGGTAGTCCGACAGGCCCAGCTGATCGACTTTGCTCGACCTCTGCCACAGAAAGAGAATATTCCCGCCGTCGAAAACGATATGCGGAACCAATTCGCAGCGATCGCCCCAGAGGAGATGAATCGTGACCCCGCCCGCCTGCGCCTTGGTCGGATCAAATATCTCCGGCCTTCGCGAGGAGCACCAAGAGCACCCACGCATACCCAGTCGCCGCCCCTAGGAATTTCAGATCGCTTCGCGGCCGGAGATTGCGCGGTCAAGCCGTACCGCCCATCTCCAATTCTGGGTCAACGCGCCGATCGACGTAGGGAGCTGCTCTACCCTTTAGTGCGGCGAGCAGCGTGCGAAGCACGCCTCCCGGTCGGACTGATAGACGCCCTCATCATGCAGGAGAGCCGTTACAATCCGTCAGCTCTAAGTCCGAAGGGTGCCTTTGGACTCGGTCAGCTCATGCCGGCGACAGCGCGGCAGCTTGGCGTTGACCGCTACGATCTGATGCAGAACCTTACCGGAACAGCAATGTATCTCGCGCAGCAGCTCGATGAGTTTGGCAGGGTCGACTTCGCGCTTGCAGCATACAATGCGGGGCCTGGCCGGGTACGATCAGTACGACGCATCCCAAGAATAGCAGAAACACAAAACTATGTTCGCCAAATCATGGCCAATTGGCGTTCCATTGAAGCTGGCGGCGCAATACCAAATCAGCCCTCCATCGTTCGGGCTGCGGGGATTCTCT
- a CDS encoding TrbC/VirB2 family protein — translation MSLMKDREGAFGRDHLPLLAAVTLLAFVLLAGPAFAGTDTTFDTAFNKFTAFLEGSGGKIITIISLALGLAGMASGRFSLGQIALPVGVGIGVGTGVPIVTSAVTAII, via the coding sequence ATGTCACTGATGAAAGACCGGGAGGGGGCGTTCGGTCGCGATCATCTTCCGCTTCTGGCCGCGGTAACGCTCCTTGCGTTCGTGTTGCTCGCAGGGCCGGCGTTCGCCGGCACCGATACGACCTTCGACACCGCGTTTAACAAATTCACCGCGTTTCTCGAAGGCTCGGGCGGCAAGATCATCACGATCATCTCGCTGGCGCTCGGCCTCGCCGGCATGGCCTCGGGCCGCTTCAGCCTCGGTCAGATCGCTCTTCCCGTCGGCGTCGGCATCGGTGTCGGCACGGGCGTTCCGATCGTCACCTCGGCTGTGACTGCGATCATCTGA
- the traL gene encoding type IV conjugative transfer system protein TraL gives MDRYVIPGKLDEPERIGLWTMDEFVAMAGPFFIGILAQHIIWGICFGILGWWVLRKAKAGRAGSWLLHMAYWYLPSGVMGIRAVPPSYLRLMAG, from the coding sequence ATGGATCGCTATGTGATTCCCGGGAAGCTGGATGAACCCGAACGGATCGGGCTCTGGACCATGGACGAGTTCGTCGCGATGGCCGGACCCTTTTTTATCGGGATCCTCGCACAGCATATCATCTGGGGCATATGTTTCGGAATCCTGGGTTGGTGGGTCTTGCGAAAGGCAAAAGCAGGCCGTGCTGGTTCGTGGCTCCTCCATATGGCCTATTGGTATCTTCCCAGCGGTGTCATGGGCATCCGGGCCGTCCCGCCTTCATATCTTCGATTGATGGCGGGGTAA
- a CDS encoding type IV conjugative transfer system protein TraE, which produces MEAGFSQAQAQRVLKQRNMLVMASAGLAIVTIFSLIAASERDRAIVLQPVLTRQLELSSAGVSREYLELVTRDAAVMMLNRSPQNLDYWMDSVLKIVHPSAYGRIKGDLLKIVNDQRGSSVSQYFTMESMRVDPQSLMSETTGTLHTMVGRQEVGAVKRTFRFDWNYTGVELRLIGFGIVVPNKPGEDAPIGATEPAPQ; this is translated from the coding sequence ATGGAAGCGGGATTCAGCCAGGCGCAGGCGCAGCGCGTTCTCAAACAGCGCAATATGCTCGTGATGGCGAGCGCGGGCCTTGCGATCGTTACCATCTTCTCGCTGATCGCGGCCTCCGAGCGTGATCGGGCGATTGTTCTGCAGCCGGTCCTGACGCGGCAGCTCGAGCTGAGCAGCGCGGGCGTCAGCCGAGAGTATCTGGAACTGGTGACGCGCGACGCGGCCGTGATGATGCTCAATCGCAGTCCGCAGAACCTCGATTACTGGATGGATTCGGTCCTCAAGATCGTTCACCCCTCCGCCTACGGTCGGATCAAGGGCGATTTGCTCAAGATCGTCAACGACCAGCGCGGCTCCAGTGTGTCGCAATATTTCACGATGGAATCGATGCGGGTGGATCCGCAGAGCCTGATGTCGGAGACGACGGGCACGCTCCACACGATGGTCGGCCGTCAAGAGGTTGGCGCGGTCAAGCGCACCTTCCGTTTCGACTGGAATTACACGGGCGTCGAGCTCCGATTGATCGGCTTCGGCATCGTGGTCCCGAACAAGCCGGGTGAAGACGCGCCCATTGGCGCCACTGAACCCGCTCCCCAATGA
- a CDS encoding type-F conjugative transfer system secretin TraK, which yields MPMALGTGGVLFTSRPMDRLQRVLGVTMIGAAILTAQSARADETVMVEDNSRVACVASEKDLTRISLIGDEFASVSKVQPTNPLDDFSVVNEPTRGDIYLSVPEGFRLKVLSFFGTTKKGYVYKFGCRIEAIEAQQIFVSNPLALAKAEAVTESEEDAPDADETAVRLIQAMASQEIVPGYRMRRSALVPVQAGDLTVQLVAEYEGLDVVGRVVRIENSSPAPVEITEGRIAPVDAIAVSIANPKLAPRQATSAYVVTRKQGS from the coding sequence ATGCCTATGGCACTCGGCACCGGCGGCGTGCTGTTTACGTCGCGCCCAATGGATCGGCTCCAGCGCGTTCTCGGCGTGACGATGATCGGCGCGGCTATCCTAACCGCGCAAAGCGCCCGCGCGGACGAGACTGTGATGGTCGAGGACAATTCCCGTGTCGCGTGCGTCGCGTCGGAAAAGGATCTGACGCGCATCAGCCTTATCGGTGACGAGTTCGCGAGCGTGTCGAAGGTACAGCCGACGAACCCGCTGGATGATTTCTCGGTCGTCAACGAGCCGACGCGCGGCGACATCTATTTGTCGGTCCCGGAGGGCTTTCGCCTGAAAGTCCTGTCGTTCTTCGGGACGACGAAGAAGGGCTATGTCTACAAGTTCGGCTGCCGGATCGAGGCGATCGAGGCCCAGCAGATATTCGTGTCGAACCCGCTCGCCTTGGCAAAGGCGGAGGCGGTCACGGAATCAGAAGAGGACGCGCCCGACGCGGACGAGACGGCAGTGCGCCTCATCCAGGCGATGGCGTCGCAGGAAATCGTCCCGGGCTATCGGATGCGTCGCTCCGCTCTTGTCCCCGTCCAGGCCGGCGATCTCACCGTGCAGCTCGTCGCCGAATATGAGGGCCTCGATGTCGTCGGCCGCGTCGTCCGGATCGAGAACAGCTCGCCCGCTCCCGTCGAAATCACTGAGGGGCGGATAGCCCCCGTCGACGCGATCGCGGTGTCGATCGCCAACCCGAAGCTGGCGCCGCGACAGGCGACGTCGGCCTACGTCGTCACCCGGAAGCAAGGGAGCTAA
- a CDS encoding TraB/VirB10 family protein, with protein sequence MTGLGSFLKRGSPRGEAAVAPAVPEGASLSVNEGVEKRQRMLLFGVGGLLLTAAVYWLFFTGNTDEGPNAPGKDLASENIKVSTDDLAARNLSEKEWLSMSENRLNSQDNQLRRMQGQGDQLEQMQAQIDALRSENSNMASEGTRVLSAYDDENRQLKEQLAAAQASSRPSAGPTALYGAGGPAAYDAAGGGAIAGAQARRELKVISFAATPAATGGGSKSAPTSNLFASDSPNYLPANSYAKARVIVGVDAASNVQSQSDPLPVVLRIVGPARSVAQNGKVLTTRIDGCLVNGAARGDLSSEKVYVKLAKMTCPQPGGRYAESEVKGFIAFGGKTGVRGRVVSREGSLTMQAFFAGLVGGIGRGFSANSNSFLSGTTTVVNGERQKLSTGDIAKGGIGEGVSQAGDMLSQYLIERAEQYQPVIEMPTGVEVEIVFLDGAFIRN encoded by the coding sequence ATGACAGGTCTGGGGTCATTCCTGAAACGCGGTTCGCCGCGCGGTGAGGCGGCCGTAGCGCCGGCAGTTCCCGAAGGCGCGAGCTTGTCGGTCAACGAAGGCGTCGAAAAGCGCCAGCGGATGCTTTTGTTCGGTGTCGGCGGTCTCCTCCTGACCGCAGCGGTCTACTGGTTGTTCTTCACCGGCAATACGGACGAGGGTCCGAATGCGCCGGGCAAGGATCTGGCATCGGAGAATATCAAGGTTTCGACCGACGATCTGGCGGCGCGCAACCTTTCCGAAAAGGAATGGCTGTCGATGTCGGAGAACCGGCTGAACAGCCAGGATAACCAGCTTCGCCGCATGCAAGGGCAGGGCGATCAGCTCGAGCAGATGCAGGCACAGATTGACGCGCTGCGCTCTGAAAATTCCAACATGGCATCGGAAGGTACGCGGGTCCTTTCGGCCTATGACGATGAAAATCGCCAGCTGAAGGAACAGCTCGCGGCGGCGCAAGCGTCGTCGCGGCCCTCCGCTGGCCCGACGGCGCTCTATGGTGCCGGTGGTCCTGCAGCCTATGATGCAGCCGGCGGCGGTGCGATCGCGGGGGCGCAAGCGCGGCGCGAGCTCAAGGTGATCAGTTTCGCGGCGACGCCGGCAGCGACCGGTGGCGGCAGCAAATCTGCGCCGACCAGCAATCTCTTCGCGTCCGACAGCCCCAATTATCTCCCGGCGAATAGCTATGCGAAAGCCCGGGTCATCGTCGGGGTCGATGCAGCGTCGAATGTTCAATCGCAGTCGGATCCGCTTCCGGTGGTCCTCCGTATCGTGGGGCCCGCGCGGTCGGTTGCGCAGAACGGCAAGGTGCTGACGACGCGCATCGATGGGTGTCTGGTCAACGGCGCAGCGCGCGGCGATCTCTCATCCGAGAAAGTCTATGTGAAGCTCGCCAAGATGACCTGCCCGCAACCGGGTGGCCGCTATGCCGAAAGCGAGGTCAAGGGCTTCATCGCGTTCGGCGGCAAGACCGGGGTCCGTGGCCGCGTGGTGAGCCGCGAAGGCAGTTTGACGATGCAAGCATTCTTCGCCGGTCTGGTCGGCGGGATCGGTCGCGGCTTCTCGGCCAACTCGAACAGCTTCCTCTCGGGGACCACGACCGTCGTCAACGGCGAGCGCCAGAAATTGTCGACCGGCGACATCGCCAAGGGCGGTATCGGTGAAGGCGTAAGCCAGGCCGGCGACATGCTCTCCCAATATCTGATCGAGCGCGCTGAACAATATCAGCCCGTCATCGAGATGCCCACCGGCGTTGAAGTCGAGATCGTGTTTCTCGACGGCGCCTTCATTCGCAATTGA
- a CDS encoding DsbC family protein, with translation MKLKVGLVAALLLGGAATAVYAADRLEPTRVSALLKTRLPKTQVSQIDCDKVAGLCEVVAGKTLFYVDGTARYLIVGRVYDMESRQDLTAAKLLEMNPDMLLGGAAKAGLEEESETPVPQMAAAGPAGRAAQPPAAAQKVDLSKLPASGAIVWGNPSGTPVTIFTDLHCGFCRALANELEQMNVRVIERPISTLGTRDLSNRVYCAKDKPRALRAAYAGAEVAPASCDTSGLDANENFARSNGFSGTPVLVRSDGTVLEGYRPRAVLETWLKGGR, from the coding sequence ATGAAGCTCAAAGTTGGTTTGGTCGCCGCATTGCTCCTCGGAGGCGCAGCGACCGCAGTCTATGCCGCCGATCGGCTTGAGCCGACCCGCGTTTCGGCGCTCCTCAAGACTCGCCTCCCGAAAACGCAGGTCTCGCAGATCGACTGCGACAAGGTTGCGGGGCTCTGCGAGGTCGTTGCCGGCAAGACATTGTTCTACGTCGACGGGACCGCGCGGTATCTGATCGTCGGCCGCGTCTACGATATGGAGTCGCGTCAGGACCTGACGGCGGCAAAGCTGCTCGAGATGAATCCGGACATGCTGCTCGGTGGTGCGGCGAAAGCTGGTCTCGAGGAGGAAAGCGAAACGCCGGTCCCGCAGATGGCGGCGGCTGGTCCTGCAGGACGGGCGGCCCAGCCGCCGGCTGCCGCGCAGAAGGTAGACCTCTCGAAACTGCCTGCCTCGGGCGCGATCGTCTGGGGTAATCCATCGGGCACGCCCGTCACCATCTTCACCGATCTTCATTGCGGTTTCTGCCGTGCGCTCGCGAACGAGCTCGAGCAAATGAATGTCCGGGTGATCGAACGGCCGATTTCGACCCTCGGGACGCGCGATCTGTCCAATCGCGTCTATTGCGCCAAGGACAAGCCGCGTGCCCTGAGGGCAGCCTATGCAGGCGCGGAAGTGGCCCCGGCGAGCTGCGACACCAGCGGCCTCGATGCGAATGAGAATTTTGCCCGATCGAACGGGTTCAGCGGCACGCCCGTCCTCGTCCGGTCCGATGGAACGGTTCTCGAGGGCTATCGCCCGCGAGCGGTCCTCGAGACCTGGCTGAAGGGAGGCCGGTGA
- the traC gene encoding type IV secretion system protein TraC produces the protein MAGWFDKLLGDLLGGPRKVDKAVPSTSIPMFADWLPYRSFDQKNGLYYNSASRGWILEVSPLVGADDRTSEIISQFLSEGIPDKTSIQILQWMSPRIAERMVQWFIPRQMAKGVYERIAQHRADYLEGGVWSSLSADAPFHLRSHRVFVSLGVPEGAKVSDEELITLRESMASMLRSIDVEAQILDPVGLLKLVDDLTSPTTVSGEDVVDYNRFDPIADQAVRRDMEIVTDPNRILIRTERFRALGALQDGVPDIGEIVPDRFDIRCYAIRNLPPRWAPWDTVKLIGDPYFDKLRMPCPVATMLTITYPDEQAATSRAAFKFMRTTSLANSQSAKFTPQIRDQSREWEYVQDQLRQGQKLVRVFYSVMSVSPYGEGDRHERNLKAVYKAAGWELQDERYLQMAGLISVMPLTMANGLAKDFERLKRFRTMLTTTVANIAPLQGEYNGGPIPHLLLLGRRGQPFFWSPFENSAGNHNVAVFGKSGSGKSVALQEITSALVGAGAKVIVIDDGRSFEHSCKLQGGAFVEFTMSSGFCLNPFSMIDAAEAERDEDYRLDCIAMLKAIIGQMGRHIDRLNDTERGLIDAAVNAEWEKNGAEGSIDGVIEALIARQHIQGEELAIAMRPFSSAGTYGRFFTGQSTLKIGADLTVFELSDLSAREELRSVVLTAIMFLSSQAMRKDRSTRKALLLDEAWQLLKGGSMADFVETYARTCRKYGASLITATQSLNDYYKSEGSIAALENSDWFLILQQKPETIADFKKLDRFDMNDAVEAMMRSLKRNGTEYSDVLIKGPEMLAMGRLVLDPYSATLYSSSPQVFAAIDAKTAAGMSMAEAIEEVAFPGSVQEQRGVRADYAEAAE, from the coding sequence ATGGCGGGGTGGTTCGACAAGCTGCTCGGTGATCTGCTCGGCGGGCCGCGCAAGGTCGACAAGGCCGTCCCGTCGACGTCGATCCCGATGTTCGCCGATTGGCTGCCCTATCGGAGCTTCGACCAGAAGAACGGACTATATTACAACAGCGCATCGCGGGGCTGGATCCTCGAGGTGTCTCCGCTGGTCGGTGCCGACGACAGGACGAGCGAGATCATTTCGCAGTTTCTGTCCGAAGGCATCCCGGACAAGACGTCGATCCAGATCCTGCAATGGATGAGTCCGCGCATCGCGGAACGGATGGTCCAATGGTTCATCCCGCGCCAGATGGCGAAGGGCGTCTATGAGCGGATTGCTCAGCACCGCGCCGATTATCTCGAGGGCGGCGTGTGGTCGAGTCTGTCGGCGGACGCGCCCTTTCATCTCCGTTCGCACCGCGTTTTCGTTTCGCTTGGCGTTCCGGAGGGCGCGAAGGTCAGCGACGAGGAGCTGATCACCCTTCGGGAGTCGATGGCGTCGATGCTTCGCTCGATCGACGTCGAGGCGCAGATTCTCGATCCCGTTGGCCTTCTGAAGCTCGTCGACGATCTGACGTCGCCAACCACAGTGTCGGGGGAAGATGTCGTTGATTACAATCGCTTCGATCCGATCGCGGACCAAGCGGTGCGCCGCGATATGGAGATCGTCACCGATCCCAATCGCATCCTGATCCGAACGGAGCGTTTTCGCGCGCTCGGCGCGCTGCAGGACGGCGTGCCGGACATCGGCGAGATCGTGCCCGATCGCTTCGACATTCGCTGTTACGCGATCCGCAACCTCCCGCCGCGCTGGGCGCCTTGGGACACGGTAAAGCTCATCGGCGATCCCTATTTCGACAAGCTTCGGATGCCCTGTCCGGTGGCGACGATGCTCACCATCACCTATCCCGACGAACAGGCGGCGACGTCGCGCGCGGCGTTCAAGTTCATGCGGACCACCAGCCTCGCGAATTCGCAGAGCGCGAAGTTTACTCCGCAAATCCGCGACCAGTCTCGCGAGTGGGAATATGTCCAGGACCAGCTCCGGCAGGGACAGAAGCTCGTGCGCGTCTTCTACAGCGTGATGAGCGTCTCGCCTTACGGTGAGGGCGATCGGCACGAACGCAATCTCAAGGCGGTCTACAAGGCGGCGGGTTGGGAGCTTCAGGACGAACGCTATTTGCAGATGGCGGGGCTGATCTCGGTCATGCCGCTCACGATGGCCAACGGCCTCGCGAAGGACTTTGAGCGGCTGAAACGCTTCCGCACGATGCTGACCACGACGGTTGCCAATATTGCGCCGCTGCAGGGCGAATATAATGGCGGGCCGATCCCCCATTTGTTGCTCCTAGGTCGCCGCGGTCAGCCCTTCTTCTGGTCGCCATTCGAGAACAGCGCCGGCAACCATAATGTCGCGGTCTTCGGCAAGTCCGGCTCGGGCAAGTCCGTGGCCCTGCAGGAAATCACCTCGGCGCTGGTCGGCGCCGGCGCGAAGGTCATCGTGATCGATGACGGCCGCAGCTTCGAGCATAGCTGCAAGCTGCAGGGTGGCGCATTCGTCGAGTTCACGATGAGCTCTGGTTTCTGCCTCAATCCCTTCTCGATGATCGACGCGGCGGAGGCGGAGCGCGACGAAGATTATCGGCTCGATTGCATCGCCATGCTGAAGGCGATCATCGGTCAGATGGGTCGCCATATCGACCGCCTCAACGATACCGAGCGCGGCCTGATCGACGCCGCGGTCAACGCCGAATGGGAAAAGAATGGCGCCGAAGGTTCGATCGACGGGGTGATCGAAGCCTTGATCGCAAGGCAGCATATCCAGGGCGAAGAGCTCGCGATCGCGATGCGACCATTTTCCAGCGCCGGAACCTATGGCCGCTTCTTCACAGGGCAATCGACCTTGAAGATCGGCGCCGATCTGACCGTGTTCGAGCTCTCGGACCTGTCGGCGCGCGAAGAGCTGCGTTCGGTGGTCCTGACGGCCATCATGTTCCTGTCGAGCCAGGCGATGCGGAAGGATCGCAGCACCCGCAAGGCACTGCTGCTCGACGAGGCTTGGCAGCTCCTAAAGGGCGGGTCGATGGCCGATTTCGTCGAGACCTACGCCCGAACCTGCCGCAAATATGGCGCGTCGCTCATCACCGCCACCCAATCGCTCAACGACTATTACAAGTCGGAAGGATCGATCGCGGCGCTCGAGAACAGCGACTGGTTCCTGATCCTTCAGCAGAAGCCCGAGACCATCGCGGACTTCAAGAAGCTCGACCGCTTCGACATGAATGATGCGGTCGAAGCGATGATGCGGTCGCTGAAACGAAATGGCACCGAATATTCGGACGTGCTCATCAAGGGGCCCGAGATGCTCGCGATGGGCCGTCTGGTGCTCGATCCCTATTCGGCGACGCTCTATTCCTCGAGCCCTCAGGTCTTCGCCGCGATCGACGCGAAGACCGCCGCCGGCATGAGCATGGCGGAGGCGATCGAGGAAGTCGCCTTCCCCGGATCGGTGCAGGAACAGCGGGGCGTCCGCGCCGATTATGCGGAAGCTGCAGAATGA
- a CDS encoding TrbI F-type domain-containing protein, whose amino-acid sequence MTEQLALTIGGEPLVPPTEAAAAPPSRRRGFAGFSWGQIAGGTALVAALLWGGWATRELMILKERRIVSISLAGMANDFIMAEARSGASPEQVDSDTRHFMAAMQRTLQERAAAGETIVVSEAVVAASMPDITPEIRAAVGEFIKRNPPPRVATAAPAPAPAMPGMMPTAPVQAPPAANPVFGGGGLLPGGGQ is encoded by the coding sequence ATGACTGAGCAACTGGCTTTGACCATCGGCGGGGAACCGCTCGTTCCTCCGACTGAGGCCGCGGCGGCGCCCCCTTCCCGTCGCCGCGGTTTCGCCGGCTTCTCATGGGGGCAAATTGCGGGCGGCACCGCCCTTGTCGCGGCACTGCTCTGGGGTGGATGGGCCACGCGCGAGCTCATGATCCTGAAGGAACGACGGATCGTGTCGATCAGCCTCGCCGGGATGGCGAATGATTTCATCATGGCGGAGGCCCGATCGGGCGCGAGCCCCGAGCAGGTTGATTCCGATACGCGCCATTTCATGGCCGCCATGCAGCGCACCCTTCAGGAGCGCGCGGCCGCCGGCGAGACGATCGTCGTGAGCGAGGCAGTTGTAGCGGCCTCGATGCCCGACATCACACCGGAGATCCGCGCGGCGGTCGGCGAGTTCATCAAGCGCAACCCGCCGCCGCGCGTAGCGACCGCTGCGCCGGCGCCTGCACCGGCGATGCCCGGAATGATGCCGACAGCGCCGGTGCAGGCGCCGCCAGCGGCGAATCCGGTGTTCGGTGGCGGCGGTCTGCTGCCCGGCGGCGGGCAGTGA
- a CDS encoding S26 family signal peptidase produces the protein MGRIRSPMLRNSLFAVGLVAGTSAWLSLDAYAQSHGFFINRSPSLPNWAYYFERGKAVKRGEVAFFAPPSNALVHAHFGAEPPVFGKIVYGLPGDIVTHRGADVVVSWAAGAGNEAPSEQLVAKLKPVSSAGEELEPGPTGVIPNDCYYMGSPHPDGFDSRYAAIGFVCARQIVGVSKWSLL, from the coding sequence ATGGGACGCATTCGCTCGCCCATGCTGCGAAATTCGCTGTTTGCTGTCGGCCTGGTAGCAGGAACGAGCGCGTGGTTGTCGCTCGACGCCTACGCGCAGAGCCATGGGTTCTTCATTAATCGTTCGCCCTCCTTGCCGAACTGGGCCTATTATTTCGAGCGCGGGAAGGCTGTGAAGCGCGGCGAAGTGGCGTTTTTTGCGCCGCCGTCCAATGCCCTCGTCCATGCCCATTTTGGAGCCGAGCCGCCCGTGTTCGGCAAGATCGTTTATGGTCTGCCCGGTGATATTGTGACGCATCGCGGAGCGGATGTGGTTGTGAGCTGGGCCGCCGGCGCCGGCAACGAAGCTCCGTCGGAACAGCTGGTCGCAAAGCTCAAGCCCGTGTCGTCTGCCGGCGAAGAACTGGAGCCCGGGCCGACAGGCGTGATCCCGAACGACTGCTATTATATGGGTAGTCCCCATCCTGACGGATTTGACAGCCGTTATGCTGCAATCGGGTTTGTCTGCGCCAGGCAGATTGTCGGCGTATCGAAGTGGTCGTTGCTGTGA
- the traW gene encoding type-F conjugative transfer system protein TraW: MAIIGMAPIASAKDYGQQGAVFRISEPDLLRTIEQKLRTLEASGGIERMNAELTRKTEAGVRRPRPVAGISLAVRDRSWIFDPAMRVEQDILDHKGNVIARAGQRVNPLDFVTVRQKLVFIDGDDKDQMSWALRRFDDQSAKLIMVKGAPLDAMTLHQRRFYFDQGGFLVGRFGIRAVPAVVEPNGRTMKVSEIPLGVGRK; the protein is encoded by the coding sequence ATGGCGATCATCGGCATGGCGCCGATCGCCAGCGCCAAGGATTATGGTCAGCAGGGCGCCGTATTCCGGATCTCCGAGCCGGATCTTCTGCGGACTATCGAGCAGAAGCTTCGAACGCTGGAAGCAAGCGGCGGCATCGAGCGGATGAATGCCGAGTTGACCCGCAAAACCGAAGCCGGTGTTCGTCGGCCACGCCCCGTCGCCGGTATAAGCCTCGCGGTGCGCGATCGGAGCTGGATCTTCGATCCGGCGATGCGCGTTGAACAGGACATTCTCGATCACAAGGGCAATGTGATCGCCCGCGCGGGCCAGCGGGTGAATCCGCTCGATTTCGTGACCGTGCGCCAGAAGCTCGTCTTCATCGACGGCGACGACAAGGATCAAATGAGCTGGGCCTTGCGCCGGTTCGATGATCAGTCCGCGAAGCTCATCATGGTGAAGGGCGCTCCGCTCGACGCGATGACCTTGCATCAGCGCCGCTTCTATTTCGACCAGGGCGGATTTCTTGTCGGGCGGTTCGGGATCCGCGCGGTGCCGGCGGTCGTGGAACCGAATGGCAGGACGATGAAGGTTTCCGAAATTCCGCTCGGGGTCGGGCGGAAATGA
- the traU gene encoding conjugal transfer pilus assembly protein TraU, with product MTLAAAGVAMAAPAIASAAGIDGTPGKCTGKFVNPVTDVCWSCLFPLSVGGLKIFPSDRPDTDNPDLPICACGSPLPRIGVAMGFWEPVRLADVTMKPWCFASLGGKKISPGFNIGHGRAADSVDGHDRGAKWHVHWYVYPLLYWMEILTDMACLEQSSFDIAYVTEIDPLWQDDTLTALINPEVALFANPLAQTACAADCGAATGKLPLDPLFWCAGCLGPMYPMNGNISGHIGHVQSSRLALSRFAFKLHRQGIAWGTMGKKGLCGKYIMPIMKKQQYRFQATVPSPMVKGRWACPPIGASDMKPGSGNTYPAVGEDMGYLVWRKRNCCVL from the coding sequence ATGACGCTCGCGGCCGCTGGTGTGGCAATGGCGGCGCCGGCTATTGCCAGCGCTGCCGGCATCGATGGCACGCCAGGGAAGTGCACGGGCAAGTTCGTGAACCCCGTGACCGACGTGTGCTGGTCTTGCCTCTTTCCCCTTTCGGTTGGCGGGCTGAAGATTTTTCCGTCCGATCGGCCCGACACCGACAATCCCGATCTGCCGATCTGCGCTTGCGGCTCGCCGCTTCCGCGCATCGGCGTTGCGATGGGTTTTTGGGAGCCGGTGAGGCTCGCGGACGTCACAATGAAGCCGTGGTGCTTCGCCAGCCTCGGCGGCAAGAAGATCTCGCCGGGATTCAACATTGGGCACGGCCGCGCGGCCGATAGTGTCGACGGTCACGATCGCGGCGCGAAATGGCATGTCCATTGGTACGTCTATCCGCTCCTCTACTGGATGGAGATTTTGACGGACATGGCCTGCCTCGAGCAGTCGTCGTTCGACATCGCCTATGTCACTGAAATCGACCCGCTCTGGCAGGATGATACGCTGACAGCGCTGATCAATCCGGAAGTGGCGCTCTTCGCCAATCCGCTCGCGCAGACGGCGTGCGCGGCGGACTGCGGTGCCGCCACCGGCAAGCTGCCGCTCGATCCGCTCTTCTGGTGCGCGGGCTGCCTAGGGCCAATGTACCCGATGAACGGAAACATCTCGGGGCACATCGGCCACGTCCAGTCGAGCCGGCTGGCCCTCTCGCGCTTCGCCTTCAAGCTTCACCGGCAAGGCATTGCCTGGGGCACGATGGGCAAGAAAGGCCTCTGCGGCAAATACATCATGCCGATCATGAAGAAGCAGCAATATCGCTTCCAGGCCACGGTGCCGTCGCCGATGGTCAAGGGCCGCTGGGCGTGCCCGCCGATCGGCGCCTCCGACATGAAGCCGGGTTCCGGCAACACCTATCCCGCCGTTGGCGAAGACATGGGCTATCTCGTGTGGAGGAAGCGAAATTGCTGCGTCCTTTGA